From the Halorubellus sp. JP-L1 genome, one window contains:
- a CDS encoding helix-turn-helix domain-containing protein has product MLCVAEFTIPSESFPFGETLDEMPDVVITVDQIVPTDESALPFFWVQGSTPEAFMEQAALEGEIDDLRELERVEDTALFRAKWGANEALVDGLKDIDATIVEAVGTAEHWRFEVRTSDRDAFNDFRVLFEDHGYPITLDRLYDLETLREHDHRQLTDIQRETLVSAFQDGYYDKPRGISQMELGTRFDVSRRAISERLRRGTRNLIADTLVHALDDAPEET; this is encoded by the coding sequence ATGCTCTGCGTCGCCGAGTTCACGATCCCATCGGAGTCGTTCCCGTTCGGCGAGACCCTCGACGAGATGCCGGACGTCGTCATTACCGTCGACCAGATCGTTCCCACGGACGAGTCCGCGCTCCCGTTCTTCTGGGTCCAGGGCAGCACGCCCGAAGCCTTCATGGAGCAGGCCGCGCTCGAGGGCGAGATCGACGACCTCCGCGAACTCGAACGCGTCGAAGACACGGCGCTGTTCCGCGCGAAGTGGGGCGCGAACGAGGCGCTCGTCGACGGACTCAAAGACATCGACGCCACGATCGTCGAAGCCGTCGGGACCGCCGAACACTGGCGGTTCGAAGTCCGGACCAGCGACCGGGACGCGTTCAACGACTTCCGAGTGCTCTTCGAGGACCACGGGTACCCGATCACGCTCGACAGACTCTACGACCTGGAGACGCTCCGCGAGCACGACCACCGCCAGCTCACTGACATCCAGCGCGAGACGCTCGTCTCCGCGTTCCAGGACGGCTACTACGACAAACCCCGCGGCATCTCGCAGATGGAGCTCGGCACGCGATTCGACGTCTCGCGACGCGCCATTTCCGAACGCCTCCGCCGCGGCACCCGGAACCTCATCGCCGACACGCTCGTCCATGCGCTGGACGACGCCCCCGAGGAGACGTAA
- a CDS encoding HalOD1 output domain-containing protein, producing MNEDQLRAHDPVRTFEWSPADGPSRGLVEALDDHVDADVTTLPPLFDALDPDALDALFEAPAPRSDRSEGSVQFDYLGYRIQIGADGRGRIYD from the coding sequence ATGAACGAGGATCAACTGCGCGCGCACGACCCCGTCCGAACGTTCGAATGGTCACCGGCCGACGGACCCTCCCGGGGTCTCGTCGAAGCACTCGACGACCACGTCGACGCCGACGTGACTACGCTCCCGCCCCTGTTCGATGCCCTCGACCCCGACGCACTCGACGCTCTCTTCGAGGCGCCCGCTCCGCGCAGCGACCGCTCGGAGGGTTCCGTCCAGTTCGACTACCTCGGGTACCGTATACAGATCGGCGCCGACGGCCGAGGTCGAATCTACGACTAG